A single genomic interval of Phocoenobacter uteri harbors:
- the ycaO gene encoding 30S ribosomal protein S12 methylthiotransferase accessory factor YcaO encodes MTTQTFILGKDKALEESITTFQHKLTQLGFDIEEVSWLNPVPNVWSVHIRDKNCPQCFTNGKGATKKAALASALGEFFERLSTNYFWADFYLGQQIANSDFVHYPTEKWFKIEDEEQLPSGLLDPYLRNYFDPNGELTPDLLVDLQSGNEERGIVAVPYTRLNDNATVYIPQSIIANLFVSNGMSAGNTKFEARVQGLSEVFERYVKNKIISEAISLPEIPQSVIDSYPNIKASISKLEDEGFPILCFDASLGGEFPVICVILLNPQNGTCFASFGAHPNFEVAFERTVTELLQGRSLKDLDVFTPPSFDNDDVAEHSNIETHFIDSSGLISWDLFKKDPDFDFVHWNFSGSTQQEFDNLMAIFNRLEQPVYIMDYEHLGVYACRILAPSMSNIYPADDLIYANNNMGMQWREILLDLPNFHHDKATYQELLEQLDEQGIDDFTRVREFIGLVADKNSALQTLRVGELKSMLNLAVGNLEEALEWANWTVDMNASVFSDERNNYYRCLIQSLELFLDEERDSEQYRAVFNKMYGTETVEFVWNAISGGNPFFQWQASDENLTGLNAHQKLLEAYLKVQNAKVNPIQN; translated from the coding sequence ATGACAACACAAACCTTTATTCTAGGCAAAGACAAAGCCCTAGAAGAAAGTATCACCACTTTCCAACATAAATTAACCCAACTTGGCTTTGATATTGAAGAAGTTTCTTGGCTCAATCCTGTACCTAATGTTTGGTCGGTGCATATCCGTGATAAAAACTGCCCACAATGTTTTACCAACGGTAAAGGGGCAACAAAAAAAGCCGCGTTAGCTTCTGCTCTCGGTGAATTTTTTGAACGTCTTTCAACCAACTATTTTTGGGCTGATTTCTACTTAGGTCAGCAAATTGCAAACAGCGATTTTGTCCATTACCCAACAGAAAAATGGTTCAAAATTGAAGATGAAGAGCAGCTACCAAGCGGTCTATTAGATCCTTATTTACGCAACTATTTTGATCCAAACGGTGAATTAACCCCAGATTTATTAGTCGATTTACAATCAGGTAATGAAGAGCGTGGTATTGTTGCTGTGCCTTATACTCGTTTAAACGACAATGCAACAGTTTATATTCCACAAAGTATCATTGCTAACTTATTCGTTTCAAATGGTATGTCAGCTGGCAACACCAAATTTGAAGCACGAGTACAAGGTTTATCAGAAGTATTCGAACGCTATGTAAAAAATAAAATTATTAGCGAAGCAATCAGCTTACCTGAGATTCCACAAAGTGTGATTGACAGTTATCCAAATATCAAAGCCTCCATTTCTAAATTGGAAGACGAGGGATTTCCGATCCTTTGTTTTGATGCCTCACTTGGTGGAGAATTCCCTGTTATTTGTGTAATTTTATTAAATCCACAAAATGGCACTTGTTTTGCGTCTTTTGGTGCTCACCCAAACTTTGAAGTTGCCTTTGAACGCACTGTGACCGAATTATTACAAGGCAGAAGTTTAAAAGATTTAGATGTTTTCACACCGCCTTCTTTTGATAATGATGATGTCGCAGAACACAGTAATATTGAAACCCATTTCATTGATTCAAGCGGTCTAATTTCGTGGGATTTATTCAAAAAAGATCCTGATTTTGATTTTGTTCACTGGAATTTTTCAGGCTCAACGCAACAAGAATTTGATAACTTAATGGCGATCTTCAACCGTCTTGAACAGCCTGTTTATATTATGGATTATGAACATTTAGGTGTTTATGCGTGTCGTATTTTAGCCCCAAGTATGTCAAATATTTACCCTGCTGATGATTTGATTTATGCCAATAATAATATGGGAATGCAATGGCGTGAAATTTTATTAGATTTGCCCAATTTCCACCACGATAAAGCAACTTATCAAGAATTACTCGAACAGCTTGATGAACAAGGTATTGACGATTTCACGCGTGTACGAGAGTTTATCGGTTTAGTTGCAGATAAAAATTCAGCCTTACAAACGCTACGAGTCGGCGAATTAAAATCAATGCTGAACCTTGCTGTTGGCAATTTAGAAGAAGCATTAGAATGGGCAAACTGGACAGTGGATATGAATGCAAGCGTGTTCAGTGATGAACGCAATAATTACTACCGTTGCTTAATTCAATCCCTTGAACTCTTTTTAGATGAAGAGCGTGACTCAGAGCAATATCGTGCTGTATTTAATAAAATGTATGGCACAGAAACCGTTGAGTTTGTATGGAATGCCATTTCAGGCGGTAATCCATTCTTCCAATGGCAAGCCTCTGATGAAAACTTAACAGGTTTAAACGCACATCAAAAATTGCTTGAGGCTTATTTAAAAGTGCAAAACGCCAAGGTTAATCCGATTCAAAATTAA
- the rng gene encoding ribonuclease G, producing the protein MNGAELLVNVTPSETRVALVENGILKEVHIERESKRGIVGNIYKGKITRVLPGMQSAFVDIGLEKAAFLHASDIVSHTECIDENEKKQFIVKDISELVREGQSIVVQVVKDPIGTKGARLTTDITLPSRYLVFMPENSHVGVSQRIESEAEKERLKALVEPYCDELGGFIVRTAAEDVSEESLQQDAAFLKRLWRKVMERKSKYKVKSMIYGEMALAQRVLRDFVGTEISSVIIDSKTTYEQVKEFLSEFIPELAQNVQLYSGIQTLFDAYGVEEAIQKGLEKRVDLKSGGYLIIDQTEAMTTIDINTGAFVGHRNLEQTVFNTNIEATKAIARQLQLRNLGGIIIIDFIDMQDEEHKARVLQSLEEALSKDRVKTNVNGFTQLGLVEMTRKRTRESLEHILCEDCPSCKGKGVQKTVETVCYEIQREIVRVHHLFSAELFIVYAAKDVVDYLIKEERHALLAELEVFIGKKIEIRIEPFYCQEQFDVVMM; encoded by the coding sequence ATGAATGGTGCAGAATTATTAGTCAATGTAACGCCAAGTGAAACACGAGTCGCATTGGTTGAAAACGGTATTTTAAAAGAAGTTCATATTGAGCGAGAATCCAAACGTGGTATTGTTGGGAATATTTATAAAGGAAAAATTACCCGCGTGCTACCTGGTATGCAGTCAGCTTTTGTGGATATCGGATTAGAAAAAGCGGCGTTTTTACACGCCTCTGATATTGTCTCGCATACCGAATGTATTGATGAAAATGAGAAGAAACAATTTATCGTCAAAGATATTAGTGAGCTGGTGCGAGAAGGGCAGAGCATTGTTGTACAGGTTGTAAAAGATCCGATTGGAACAAAAGGTGCGAGGCTAACCACAGACATTACGTTACCTTCTCGTTATTTGGTATTTATGCCTGAAAATAGTCACGTAGGTGTGTCGCAACGCATTGAAAGTGAAGCGGAAAAAGAACGCTTAAAAGCACTTGTTGAGCCTTATTGTGATGAGCTTGGCGGATTTATTGTGCGTACTGCTGCCGAAGATGTATCAGAAGAAAGTTTGCAACAAGATGCTGCATTTTTAAAACGCTTATGGCGAAAAGTAATGGAGCGTAAATCAAAATACAAAGTTAAATCAATGATTTATGGCGAAATGGCTCTTGCACAGCGAGTCTTGCGTGATTTTGTGGGAACGGAAATTAGCTCTGTTATTATTGATTCTAAAACGACTTATGAGCAGGTAAAAGAGTTTCTAAGTGAATTTATTCCAGAACTTGCTCAAAACGTGCAACTTTATAGTGGTATTCAAACACTTTTTGATGCTTATGGTGTGGAAGAGGCAATTCAAAAAGGGCTGGAAAAACGCGTCGATCTAAAATCAGGTGGCTATTTAATTATCGATCAAACAGAAGCAATGACGACGATTGATATTAACACGGGAGCATTTGTGGGGCATCGTAACCTAGAACAAACCGTGTTTAATACTAATATTGAAGCGACCAAAGCAATAGCTCGCCAGCTGCAATTACGTAATCTTGGCGGTATTATCATTATTGATTTTATTGATATGCAAGATGAAGAACATAAAGCACGCGTATTGCAATCACTTGAAGAGGCGTTAAGCAAAGATAGAGTAAAAACCAATGTGAACGGCTTTACGCAACTCGGTTTAGTTGAAATGACCCGTAAACGTACTCGCGAAAGTTTAGAGCATATTTTGTGCGAAGATTGCCCTTCTTGTAAAGGCAAGGGAGTGCAAAAAACGGTAGAAACCGTATGCTATGAAATTCAGCGTGAAATTGTACGAGTACATCATTTATTTTCTGCTGAACTTTTTATTGTTTATGCAGCCAAAGATGTGGTTGATTATCTCATTAAAGAAGAAAGGCATGCCTTGCTTGCTGAGCTAGAGGTTTTCATCGGCAAGAAGATTGAGATTCGAATCGAACCATTTTATTGCCAAGAGCAATTTGATGTAGTGATGATGTGA
- a CDS encoding CAP domain-containing protein produces MKIKLFTLSVVALLTACGSGSGSSSQDNSPNVAPSNAASHSDNSRKEENIPNIGKPQNSSNTSKSEESKNESEIVKSEEKPKKENSINVEEILNDKNDISEAEIEKPHSNEAAIDKKDFIIASPSMVSSSLWNSKSDKKIAALSAYDKAQVLKVLEKTNEYRKAVGKKPLVWDEKLAAYAQMRSQELVQHYSHTRPNGTESYSEIQITAGSVGENIAAGQGNAEEVSLGWKNSAGHYQNIISDHFDKIGIGFVRVPNKSDPQGYTYYWTQTFAGGNAESSYTFDKNHQPKEPEVINLLGKNIVLLDGNKLQLENGQEIVSNASKAYKERRLAHSIYSKSLQFSDDSFRAILQDPTKANFVYQTFGEIVDSNQAPVQYVNIGKPTVPDNIDIMEATYKGASLGSVRQGEHYYADVTATIRDKKMDVSLSNTRFDYKGEGEVYIFTPDSIQGRGLNFTEKNMQWNSANKRFEKQDDQGNHIFSHFYGPKGEEIGGQFSRDVEKLGRYNGVFGAKKQ; encoded by the coding sequence ATGAAAATTAAATTATTTACTTTATCTGTTGTTGCGTTACTAACAGCGTGTGGTTCTGGTTCAGGATCTAGTTCACAAGATAATTCACCTAATGTAGCACCTTCTAATGCGGCTTCACATTCAGATAACTCACGGAAAGAGGAAAATATTCCGAATATTGGTAAGCCTCAGAATTCGAGTAATACGTCAAAATCAGAAGAATCCAAGAATGAATCTGAAATTGTAAAATCAGAGGAAAAACCTAAAAAAGAGAATTCTATAAATGTTGAAGAGATATTAAATGATAAAAATGATATCTCTGAGGCTGAAATAGAAAAACCTCATTCAAATGAGGCAGCTATAGATAAAAAAGACTTTATTATTGCTTCACCAAGTATGGTGTCAAGTAGCCTATGGAATTCCAAATCAGATAAGAAAATTGCTGCATTATCTGCTTACGATAAAGCACAAGTATTAAAAGTTTTAGAGAAAACAAATGAATATCGTAAAGCAGTGGGCAAAAAGCCGTTAGTATGGGATGAAAAGTTAGCTGCCTATGCTCAAATGCGTTCTCAAGAATTAGTTCAACACTATTCTCATACTAGACCTAATGGAACAGAATCTTACTCCGAAATTCAAATTACAGCTGGTTCTGTAGGTGAAAATATAGCTGCAGGGCAGGGTAATGCAGAAGAAGTTTCACTTGGTTGGAAAAATAGTGCTGGGCATTATCAAAATATAATTAGCGATCATTTTGATAAAATTGGTATTGGCTTTGTCCGAGTACCGAACAAATCTGATCCACAAGGTTATACCTATTACTGGACACAAACTTTTGCTGGCGGGAATGCTGAAAGCTCATATACTTTTGATAAAAATCATCAACCGAAAGAGCCTGAAGTAATTAACCTTTTAGGCAAAAATATTGTTCTGCTTGATGGTAATAAATTACAGTTAGAAAATGGACAAGAAATTGTCAGCAATGCAAGTAAAGCCTATAAAGAAAGACGATTAGCACATTCAATATATAGTAAAAGCTTACAATTTAGTGATGATAGTTTCAGAGCGATTCTTCAAGATCCGACAAAAGCAAATTTTGTTTATCAAACTTTTGGAGAGATAGTTGATAGTAACCAAGCTCCTGTACAATATGTAAACATCGGAAAACCTACTGTACCTGATAATATTGATATTATGGAAGCAACGTATAAAGGTGCTTCATTAGGAAGTGTAAGACAAGGAGAGCATTATTATGCCGATGTTACTGCAACAATTAGAGATAAAAAAATGGATGTTAGTTTAAGCAATACACGTTTTGATTACAAAGGAGAGGGGGAAGTTTATATTTTCACACCTGATTCTATACAAGGGCGAGGCTTAAATTTTACTGAAAAAAATATGCAATGGAATAGTGCAAATAAACGCTTTGAAAAACAAGATGATCAAGGAAATCATATCTTTAGCCATTTCTATGGACCAAAAGGTGAAGAGATTGGTGGGCAATTTAGCCGAGATGTTGAGAAACTTGGACGCTATAATGGTGTTTTTGGTGCAAAAAAACAGTAG
- a CDS encoding NYN domain-containing protein: protein MAQQVALLIDAENISYKSIPLIFNKLSTLGTVGIKRVYGDFSSDTLKSWSDTNNEYSLNAIHQPNYVSGKNTADIRITMDTMSLFFENPNINAFALASSDSDFTPLVQYLTEKGYAVYGFGDGNKTKNCFANACSQFFDVSQQITNDENIDITSSSKKVPFTDIFKAIEICKSRKNNLGDGFAYLGEVSSELKNINPNFKYKDFGCSTLGKFFEKYPEFETHTIKSSKYIRKFDYPALLTSLEYLLIAFPNKKGTDIKTLAIKMKETFGSEPFLQYCTEEDLIKRLQSITNKNFIIENNTIKLSTSN from the coding sequence ATGGCTCAACAAGTTGCATTACTTATCGACGCTGAAAATATTTCTTATAAATCAATTCCCCTGATTTTTAACAAATTATCGACACTTGGTACGGTCGGAATAAAAAGAGTTTATGGTGATTTTTCCAGTGACACCTTAAAATCTTGGAGCGATACAAATAATGAATATTCGTTGAATGCTATTCATCAACCTAATTATGTAAGCGGTAAAAATACAGCCGACATTCGTATAACAATGGATACGATGTCATTATTCTTTGAAAATCCAAATATTAACGCCTTTGCATTGGCTTCAAGTGATAGTGATTTTACGCCACTCGTGCAATATTTAACGGAAAAAGGCTATGCTGTTTATGGTTTTGGCGATGGCAACAAAACTAAAAATTGTTTTGCGAATGCTTGCTCACAATTTTTTGATGTGAGTCAGCAAATAACCAACGATGAGAACATTGATATTACGTCATCATCTAAAAAAGTACCATTTACTGATATTTTTAAAGCCATTGAAATTTGTAAATCGAGAAAAAATAATCTTGGTGATGGTTTTGCTTATTTAGGTGAGGTTTCATCAGAGCTGAAGAATATCAATCCTAATTTTAAGTATAAAGACTTTGGTTGCTCAACACTGGGAAAATTTTTTGAGAAATATCCTGAATTTGAAACCCATACAATAAAATCATCAAAATACATTCGTAAATTTGATTACCCAGCACTTTTAACCTCCCTTGAATATTTATTGATTGCTTTTCCAAATAAAAAGGGAACAGACATAAAAACATTAGCGATTAAGATGAAAGAAACCTTTGGTTCTGAGCCTTTTTTACAATATTGTACCGAAGAGGATCTGATCAAACGCCTACAAAGCATCACGAATAAAAATTTTATTATTGAAAACAACACGATTAAACTTTCAACGTCAAACTAG
- a CDS encoding viperin family antiviral radical SAM protein, protein MKTNTLVVNWHLTELCNYKCDYCYAKWDNQKKQVKDVFRESHKAIRILQELQHLLGHYQKQGEFQQLRINFAGGEPMLFRKDFYDVLLKAKEMDFETSIITNGSYIDEQLYPFAETLNLIGISLDSACDETNLKIGRAQNKRTLDLDRLHHINQLRARNSYLKIKINTVVNSYNCNEDSTPLIQKFSPSRWKVLKMLEVKHSNLSITDTEFKHFLDRHQSLQEIISVEDNDTMTQSYLMINPQGAFYQNGERLTDYDYSRAILDVGAIEALQDIQFDINKFKKRYESTLIFKQKVSGEY, encoded by the coding sequence ATGAAAACAAATACACTTGTAGTGAATTGGCATTTAACGGAACTTTGTAATTACAAATGTGATTATTGCTATGCCAAGTGGGATAACCAGAAAAAACAAGTCAAGGACGTTTTCAGGGAGAGCCATAAAGCGATTCGTATTCTGCAAGAATTACAACATCTTTTAGGGCATTATCAAAAACAGGGCGAATTTCAACAATTACGCATCAACTTTGCGGGTGGCGAACCGATGCTATTTCGCAAAGATTTTTATGATGTGCTATTGAAAGCTAAAGAAATGGACTTTGAAACCTCTATTATTACCAATGGCTCTTACATTGATGAACAATTATATCCATTTGCAGAGACATTGAATTTGATTGGCATTAGTTTAGATTCAGCATGTGATGAAACAAATCTCAAAATAGGTAGAGCTCAAAACAAGAGAACCCTCGATCTTGATCGACTTCATCATATCAATCAACTGAGAGCGAGAAATAGCTATCTTAAAATAAAAATTAATACGGTGGTAAATAGCTATAATTGTAATGAAGATTCAACACCACTTATTCAAAAATTTTCACCCAGTCGTTGGAAAGTGTTGAAAATGCTGGAAGTTAAACACAGTAATTTATCAATTACGGATACTGAATTTAAACATTTTTTGGATCGGCATCAATCTTTGCAAGAGATTATCTCGGTGGAGGATAATGATACGATGACGCAATCTTATTTAATGATAAATCCACAGGGAGCGTTTTATCAAAATGGTGAACGGTTAACGGATTATGACTATTCTCGCGCTATTTTAGATGTAGGAGCGATTGAGGCTTTGCAAGATATTCAATTTGATATAAATAAATTTAAAAAGCGATATGAATCAACGTTAATTTTTAAACAAAAAGTATCAGGTGAGTATTAA
- a CDS encoding UPF0149 family protein, whose protein sequence is MAITKLNEFKQLIAELQIEYTPAEFHGFLSGLVAGGIKDESWQTLTYQFTNDGHCFSQIPLKKLTEFYQQLTESYSQADTQFQLCFDDNDDGFKMADKIADWTSHFMLGIGLAQPKFQTEKDEVGEALDDLNEISKLGYDEQDNPAELASAADEIIEYLRVVALFLHSHFALSVKESDKKQLH, encoded by the coding sequence ATGGCAATAACAAAATTAAATGAATTTAAACAGCTAATCGCTGAATTACAAATCGAATATACCCCTGCAGAGTTTCATGGCTTCCTCAGTGGCTTAGTCGCTGGTGGCATTAAAGATGAATCTTGGCAGACGCTGACTTATCAATTTACCAATGATGGACATTGTTTTTCACAAATTCCGTTAAAAAAATTGACTGAGTTTTACCAACAGCTTACAGAGAGCTATTCTCAGGCGGATACACAATTCCAACTTTGTTTTGATGATAATGATGACGGATTTAAAATGGCGGATAAGATCGCAGATTGGACAAGCCATTTTATGCTCGGTATCGGCTTAGCTCAACCAAAATTTCAAACAGAAAAAGATGAAGTGGGCGAAGCACTTGATGACTTAAATGAAATTTCAAAACTAGGTTATGACGAGCAAGATAACCCAGCTGAACTTGCTAGTGCAGCCGATGAAATTATTGAATATCTGCGAGTTGTCGCACTATTTTTACATAGCCATTTTGCGTTATCAGTAAAAGAGAGTGATAAAAAGCAACTGCATTAA
- a CDS encoding cell division protein ZapA: MPKNNIEIQILGQSIKLYCPEQQQESLFEYAQLLEERVAKLKQESKIIQLEKILTIVALNLQFELAQEKEKSNEVQEGLVSCLKKLDSSLGNLKFNDEEQINP, translated from the coding sequence ATGCCAAAGAATAATATTGAAATTCAAATTTTAGGACAATCAATCAAACTTTATTGTCCAGAGCAACAACAAGAATCACTATTTGAATATGCACAACTGCTAGAAGAACGAGTTGCAAAACTAAAACAAGAATCGAAAATTATTCAGCTTGAAAAGATATTAACGATTGTGGCATTAAATCTACAATTTGAATTAGCACAGGAAAAAGAGAAAAGTAATGAAGTGCAAGAAGGGTTAGTTTCTTGCTTGAAAAAACTAGATTCGTCGTTAGGAAATTTAAAATTTAATGACGAAGAGCAAATAAATCCTTAA
- the dapA gene encoding 4-hydroxy-tetrahydrodipicolinate synthase — protein MTMNAPLFCGSITALITPMKANGDVNFDDLQKLVEYHIQSGTDAIVAVGTTGESPTLNIKEHIEVVKKTVEFAQGKIPVIAGAGSNCTRDAMATAKLLENIDIIGCLSVAPYYNKPTQEGLYQHYKTIAANTDFPQILYNVPGRTSSDILPETVARLAEIPNIIGIKEATGDVSRLAKIKSLAGEDFIFLSGDDATGFETMKLGGQGVISVTNNIVAKDMAIMCELVREGRIEEAETINQRLMPLHKNLFVESNPVPAKWAAHKLGLISDPSVRLPLVPLSEKSQEIMLDSLKQAGLLD, from the coding sequence ATAACAATGAATGCACCTTTATTTTGCGGTAGTATCACCGCCCTCATCACCCCAATGAAAGCAAACGGCGACGTTAATTTTGATGATTTACAAAAATTAGTTGAATACCATATTCAATCTGGTACTGATGCCATCGTCGCAGTCGGCACAACAGGCGAATCCCCAACGCTAAATATCAAAGAACACATCGAGGTTGTTAAAAAAACCGTTGAGTTTGCACAAGGAAAAATTCCTGTCATCGCAGGGGCTGGTTCAAACTGCACTCGTGATGCAATGGCAACCGCAAAATTACTAGAAAATATTGATATTATCGGTTGTTTAAGTGTTGCACCTTACTACAATAAACCAACCCAAGAAGGTTTATATCAACATTATAAAACTATCGCAGCAAACACTGATTTTCCTCAAATTTTATATAATGTACCAGGTCGAACTAGTAGTGATATTCTGCCTGAAACAGTAGCACGTTTGGCAGAAATTCCCAATATTATCGGAATTAAAGAAGCAACAGGCGATGTAAGTCGTTTAGCTAAAATAAAATCCCTTGCAGGCGAAGATTTTATTTTCCTAAGTGGCGATGATGCGACAGGCTTTGAAACAATGAAATTAGGCGGACAAGGTGTCATTTCTGTAACCAATAATATCGTTGCCAAAGATATGGCGATTATGTGCGAATTAGTTCGTGAAGGGCGAATCGAAGAAGCGGAAACGATCAACCAACGTTTAATGCCATTGCATAAAAATCTTTTTGTAGAATCTAATCCAGTGCCAGCAAAATGGGCTGCACACAAATTAGGATTGATTAGCGATCCAAGTGTTCGCTTACCGCTTGTACCACTTTCAGAAAAATCACAAGAAATTATGCTAGATTCATTAAAACAAGCAGGGTTGCTCGACTAA
- a CDS encoding uracil-xanthine permease family protein has translation MTTENISPAKQSFIGLQMLFVAFGALVLVPLITGLNPNTALLTAGVGTLLFQLCTKRQVPIFLASSFAFIAPIQYGVQQWGISVTMGGLVFTGLTYFLLSALVKFKGAAILDKLFPPVVVGPIIIIIGLGLAPVAVDMAIGKTSNVPYEQAVIVSMVTLVTTLVIAVFAKGLMKLVPILFAIVVGYILSIFMGLVDFQPVIDAKWFSLPEFTTPEFKLEAILYLLPISLAPAVEHVGGIMAISSVAGKNYLEKPGLHRTLLGDGVATSAAAFLGGPPNTTYAEVTGAVMLTKNFNPKIMTWAAFWAIAVSFCGKVGAFLQTIPNVVMGGIMMLVFGSIAAVGMSTLIRAKVNLGEARNLCIVSVVMTFGIGGMLIDVGMFSLKGISLCAIVAILMNLLLPKETSKSEE, from the coding sequence ATGACAACTGAAAATATTAGCCCTGCAAAGCAATCATTCATTGGTTTACAGATGTTATTTGTTGCTTTTGGGGCATTGGTTCTTGTGCCATTGATTACAGGGCTTAACCCTAACACCGCATTACTTACCGCTGGCGTCGGCACACTTCTTTTCCAACTTTGTACTAAACGTCAAGTTCCGATTTTTCTTGCTTCTTCCTTTGCTTTTATTGCCCCAATACAATATGGCGTACAGCAATGGGGTATTTCTGTAACAATGGGTGGGCTAGTTTTTACTGGACTCACCTATTTTTTATTAAGTGCTTTAGTAAAATTTAAAGGCGCAGCTATTTTAGATAAACTGTTTCCTCCAGTTGTTGTTGGCCCGATCATTATTATTATTGGTTTAGGATTAGCACCTGTGGCGGTTGATATGGCGATTGGTAAAACCAGTAACGTACCTTATGAGCAAGCTGTGATTGTTTCAATGGTTACCCTAGTTACGACTTTAGTGATTGCCGTATTTGCAAAAGGATTGATGAAACTTGTTCCTATTTTGTTTGCTATCGTTGTAGGTTATATTCTCTCTATCTTTATGGGATTAGTAGATTTTCAGCCAGTTATTGATGCAAAATGGTTTAGCTTACCAGAGTTCACGACACCAGAATTTAAGTTGGAAGCTATCTTATATTTACTTCCTATTTCACTTGCCCCAGCCGTAGAACACGTGGGTGGCATTATGGCAATTAGTTCAGTTGCAGGGAAAAATTATTTAGAAAAACCAGGATTGCATCGCACGTTGTTGGGTGATGGTGTAGCAACATCAGCCGCAGCATTTTTAGGTGGCCCACCAAACACCACTTATGCTGAGGTAACAGGAGCAGTAATGCTAACGAAAAACTTCAATCCTAAAATTATGACTTGGGCTGCATTCTGGGCTATCGCGGTTTCTTTCTGTGGTAAAGTTGGGGCATTTTTACAGACTATCCCAAATGTTGTGATGGGCGGAATAATGATGTTAGTATTTGGTTCTATCGCAGCGGTGGGAATGAGTACTTTAATTCGTGCCAAAGTTAATCTAGGCGAAGCCCGTAATCTATGTATTGTGTCTGTTGTGATGACTTTTGGTATTGGCGGAATGTTAATTGATGTGGGGATGTTCTCATTAAAAGGCATCAGCTTATGTGCGATTGTAGCGATTTTAATGAATTTATTATTACCGAAAGAGACTTCTAAATCAGAAGAGTAA
- a CDS encoding 3-phenylpropionate MFS transporter gives MMKLSPFQWTSFNFFGYFCTYGVLMPFFPIWLEYNDYSSEIIGFLLASGYLFRFLGSIVTPQIVTRPSRLLNVARLLSVLMLIACILMAYTVSSIWWLLPAFAFFHIVNGGAMTIGDAIASTWQKQVGIDYGKSRLFGSIAFVVGSLTTGYIVGWFGEQTIIWLMTGFFVFLLSGQILGTNCNFVDPEKSKTTSKISYISLLKDKTILRMLIATSLIQAAHATYYTYSTLYWKSQGIDPQTASLLWGLSVASEVAIFFISGKLFANKKIHHLIIIATTLAIIRWVLYASTVAIPLLALGQILHAFTFGLAHFAMIRYISNQDSELIPKLQGLYFGLGFSGVTALFTLFASLTYGYSPSLSFLLMALLVAPAIIVVPRLKN, from the coding sequence ATGATGAAACTTTCGCCTTTTCAATGGACATCTTTTAACTTTTTCGGCTATTTCTGCACCTATGGTGTGCTGATGCCATTTTTTCCTATCTGGTTAGAATACAATGATTATTCCAGTGAAATTATCGGTTTTTTACTTGCTTCTGGTTATCTTTTCCGTTTCTTAGGTAGCATTGTAACACCTCAAATCGTCACTCGCCCTAGCCGATTATTAAATGTAGCACGACTATTATCCGTGTTAATGTTAATCGCTTGTATTTTAATGGCATACACTGTTAGCTCAATCTGGTGGTTATTGCCTGCTTTCGCTTTCTTCCATATCGTAAATGGTGGTGCGATGACAATCGGTGATGCAATTGCCTCTACGTGGCAAAAACAAGTGGGAATCGATTATGGTAAAAGCCGTTTATTTGGCTCTATCGCTTTTGTCGTTGGGTCGTTGACAACTGGATATATCGTAGGTTGGTTTGGTGAACAAACTATCATTTGGTTAATGACAGGCTTTTTTGTGTTTCTGTTAAGCGGTCAAATTTTAGGAACAAATTGCAATTTTGTCGATCCTGAAAAAAGTAAAACCACATCAAAAATAAGTTATATATCTTTATTAAAAGATAAAACTATTTTGAGAATGTTGATTGCAACCTCGCTTATTCAAGCTGCCCACGCAACATATTACACATACAGCACATTATACTGGAAATCACAAGGTATCGATCCGCAAACAGCAAGTTTATTATGGGGATTATCTGTTGCCTCTGAAGTGGCCATATTCTTTATCTCTGGCAAATTATTTGCGAATAAAAAAATACATCATTTAATTATAATTGCAACCACGCTGGCAATTATCCGTTGGGTTTTATATGCCTCAACCGTTGCGATACCATTATTAGCATTAGGACAGATTCTTCATGCCTTCACCTTTGGATTAGCTCACTTTGCAATGATTCGTTATATTTCAAACCAAGATTCAGAATTGATTCCTAAATTACAGGGCTTATATTTTGGTTTAGGATTTAGTGGTGTCACTGCGTTATTTACGCTCTTCGCAAGTTTAACTTATGGCTACTCGCCAAGTTTAAGTTTTCTTTTGATGGCTCTTTTGGTTGCACCTGCGATTATTGTTGTGCCTAGATTGAAAAACTAA